A genomic window from Populus alba chromosome 19, ASM523922v2, whole genome shotgun sequence includes:
- the LOC140955061 gene encoding serine/threonine-protein kinase AtPK2/AtPK19-like codes for MCRDLKPENILLEADGQVMLTDFGLAKQSSETVLAKGHDKATDWWSVGILLYEMLTGKPPFTGGNGQKSKRKIMKDKIKLPAFLSSEEHSLSKGDGVLSSH; via the exons ATGTGTAGGGATCTTAAACCTGAAAATATTCTTTTAGAAGCAGATGGACAG GTTATGTTAACTGATTTTGGCCTGGCAAAGCAGTCTTCAGAAACTGTTCTCGCGAAAGGTCACGATAAGGCTACAGACTGGTGGAGTGTTGGAATCCTGCTTTATGAAATGCTCACTGGAAAG CCTCCTTTTACTGGTGGAAACGGACAGAAAAGTAAGCGAAAGATTATGAAGGATAAGATTAAGCTGCCAGCATTTTTGTCAAGCGAAGAACATTCACTCTCAAAAGGG GATGGTGTGCTCTCCAGCCATTAG